Genomic window (Desulfuribacillus alkaliarsenatis):
AAAAACAAGCTATATTTGTGCCCATTTTATGTACCCTTGCGTACTATAAATACATCTATATGTGTTATAAAATAACAGTTATTTAAGCGGAGGTACTTAGTAAATGAACTATGAAAATAGCAAGACTGCTGTAGCATATTTAAAAGGTGGACCTTTGGCTCCTGACTTGCGTGGGATTGTCTATTTAATGAGTGTACCTGGAGGAACGGAGGTATTTGTAGAGGTTGAGGGCCTTCCACAATATCAACCTGCCACAAATGACGAAAATCCAATTGGGCCACATGGCTTTCACATACATGAAGTTGGTAGCTGTGAAGTCGGTGACCCTGAAGACCCATTTCAAGCAGCAGGTCAACATTGGGCACCAAGGGGTCAACCGCATGGAAATCATGCTGGTGACTTTCCAGTTCTATTTTCCAATGATGGTTATGCCCGCATGAGTTTTTTTACAAATAAATTTGATGTGGCGGAGGCTATCGGTAAATCTATAATTATTCACAAAAACCCAGATGACTACCGCTCACAGCCAGCAGGTGATGCTGGAAAACGCCTGGCCTGTGGTCTTATACAATGGCTTGAGCCAATTAATCCATCATGTGTAAACTGTCAATTTCTCTAATCAAATCATGTATTTAAATTTAGTTTCTTCTCCTAATTAAGTCTTTTCCTATAAAGGAAAGGGCTTTTTTTTGCATTTGGATAATACGCTCATTATATTTGTCATAATTATCTCAGGTAACTGTGATATTTTTCATAACGATTAAAGTAGTTTTCTTGTATAATTGCATACAGAAGATAAATAATCTAGTGATTACAAAAATCATAAAAGAAATTAGGAAGGTGACTTATTATGAAAAGAAAAATTGTTCATATACACGAAGAACTATGTAACGGCTGTGAGCTATGTGTACAAGCATGTCACGAGGCTGCTATCCAGATGGTTGATGGAAAAGCTAAGCTATTAGACGACAAGTACTGTGATGGGTTAGGTGATTGTTTGCCAGCATGTCCTACAGGTGCTATTGAAATTATTGAAAGGGAAGCTGCTGAGTTTGATGAAGAAGCTGTTAAGGAGCTATTAACATCATTGGGCCGCGAGATTCCTGCAGCACTACAAACTAAAGAAGAGCCAACCGCTAGTAAACCTGCTCCATCATTTGGTGGATGCCCAGGCATGCAAGCGAAGAAATTAGCTCAAAACTCTGAACAACAAGCATCGTCAATCGATGACGGTTCTATAAGACCATCTCAATTACGCCAGTGGCCTGTACAGTTAAACTTATTGAACCCAGCTGCTGACTATTTACAAGATGCTGACCTATTAGTAGCTGCTGACTGTGTAGCATATGCATACGGAGATTTCCATAAAGATTTTATGACAGGTAAGGTTGTAGCAATTGGCTGTCCTAAGCTTGACGACAATCAATATTATGCTGAAAAACTGGCTCATATGTTTGCTAACGGAAGCATCAAGAGCGTTACAGTGGCACGCATGGAAGTTCCTTGTTGTGGAGGAATAGTTGCCGCAACTAAACAAGCCTTATCACAATCTGGCAAAAACATCAGCTATAACGAAGTAGTTATCAGCGTAGATGGTCAAGTACGTTAATAATAGACATCAGTAAACGTTAATAGATGTTAATATTCGTTAGCATCTTTAATAGGAAGAGACACTGCTTTGCATGCAAATGTGTTTTACACACTTACATGCTATCAGTGTCTCATTTTTAATTTATAATTATTCGTTTCTTATAATGAGGTAAATTATAAGCCCAATAATTGGAAAGAACAACGTAGCTACTAAGACTATTAATGCATACTCTTTACTGTTCCCTTTTCTTATAGCATCCCGATAAGCCCAGATGCTAGTAAGTATGTTCAATAATATTATTCCAAAAATAAAAATAATCACAAAGGAAAAGGCAGCCATAGAAAAACCCATTGCTGTCATCATTTTATATTCTCCCTCCAGCTTTAGATTTATTACTATCATTAGGTATAAGTATACTAAAGCAATTATACTTTTAATACGTAAAACTATTAAATAATGTTTCAGATATTAAACTAAAAAAGACCATACAGATTGTCATCAGTATGATCTTTAGTGGTGGGTCTAAGTGGACTTGAACCACCGACCTCACGCTTATCAGGCGT
Coding sequences:
- a CDS encoding superoxide dismutase family protein; translated protein: MNYENSKTAVAYLKGGPLAPDLRGIVYLMSVPGGTEVFVEVEGLPQYQPATNDENPIGPHGFHIHEVGSCEVGDPEDPFQAAGQHWAPRGQPHGNHAGDFPVLFSNDGYARMSFFTNKFDVAEAIGKSIIIHKNPDDYRSQPAGDAGKRLACGLIQWLEPINPSCVNCQFL
- a CDS encoding ATP-binding protein; its protein translation is MKRKIVHIHEELCNGCELCVQACHEAAIQMVDGKAKLLDDKYCDGLGDCLPACPTGAIEIIEREAAEFDEEAVKELLTSLGREIPAALQTKEEPTASKPAPSFGGCPGMQAKKLAQNSEQQASSIDDGSIRPSQLRQWPVQLNLLNPAADYLQDADLLVAADCVAYAYGDFHKDFMTGKVVAIGCPKLDDNQYYAEKLAHMFANGSIKSVTVARMEVPCCGGIVAATKQALSQSGKNISYNEVVISVDGQVR
- a CDS encoding PLDc N-terminal domain-containing protein: MAAFSFVIIFIFGIILLNILTSIWAYRDAIRKGNSKEYALIVLVATLFFPIIGLIIYLIIRNE